The following proteins are co-located in the Paludibaculum fermentans genome:
- a CDS encoding TIM-barrel domain-containing protein: protein MILLLSLLVLTAGDTKLTITPDPVRISLERGGATIAASHPTGSLLLGDPDKPEPASVVSEAYNQQGHRVLSVRTASGLTATVTIALTPNQADLIVRPTIPGAVLLRFAPLSPGFGLADHAVTHRDSFDTDITGYRNDRYLSGTGLTRLISNFTFYPKQRFGFLVWDPGIKMVRSTSEECLQGVRNVTSEVRFSLFTGSPAEIYRQFLESRNLYGYPVMKPKYDFFGVGWEAFGALAWDTNYKTVAENVGQYLSLGFPLKWMVVGSGFWPRDDKRFHETTSFGMYDKTLYPDPRAFIAQFHAKGLKFFQGLRTTFIVDGPYSEEGVRNGYFVEENGRPKVYQFGWPKSPTYFLDWRKPQAVAWFADLTRKWTAYGVDGYKEDVFGYGKYTLGDDKLDPVNAALMREGLFIMGRNAYLASPADLHRLNDFNFNQNQDRGPVNALAYGYSGFPLVYPDIVGGTFGEGHFDLKVTPRMRQYMKRNAMWAALHPSMSMGQGPWTFGDPEVEAVLLQAAQLHDRLQPYFYSQAVRFYLDGYPWSFTPLPVAFPNDPQVYGRENDKVRGYEWMVGDSLLATPLYGDDYETATSRDVYLPAGAWMEYDSGQRHQGPVVLKNFALPVGQTPLFVGGTGIVVEKKGDGLVARIYPVTDRAESRFIHPDGTSVSNLRVQVSDWKRVTVKCSTGASCTGTWQRHAFEFPIRPGENYEIQ from the coding sequence ATGATCCTGCTGCTTTCCCTGCTAGTCCTGACCGCCGGAGACACCAAGCTCACCATCACGCCGGACCCGGTGCGCATTTCTCTGGAACGAGGCGGCGCGACCATCGCGGCCTCACATCCCACCGGCAGCCTGCTGCTCGGCGACCCCGATAAACCCGAGCCCGCCTCCGTCGTCTCCGAAGCGTACAACCAGCAGGGCCACCGCGTGCTGTCCGTGCGTACGGCATCCGGCCTGACTGCTACGGTGACCATCGCGCTCACGCCGAATCAGGCGGACCTCATCGTGCGGCCCACGATCCCCGGAGCGGTGCTGCTGCGCTTCGCGCCTCTCAGCCCCGGCTTCGGACTGGCCGATCATGCGGTCACCCATCGGGACTCGTTCGATACGGACATTACGGGCTATCGCAACGATCGTTATCTCTCCGGTACAGGACTCACCCGTCTCATCTCGAACTTCACCTTCTACCCGAAGCAGCGCTTCGGCTTCCTGGTCTGGGATCCCGGCATCAAGATGGTCCGCAGCACGTCGGAAGAGTGCCTGCAGGGCGTCCGGAATGTGACCTCGGAGGTTCGCTTCTCCCTGTTCACTGGTTCGCCGGCCGAGATCTACCGCCAGTTCCTGGAATCGCGCAACCTGTACGGCTATCCGGTGATGAAGCCCAAGTACGATTTCTTCGGCGTAGGCTGGGAGGCCTTTGGAGCGCTCGCCTGGGATACGAACTACAAGACCGTGGCTGAGAATGTCGGGCAGTATCTGTCCCTGGGATTCCCGCTGAAATGGATGGTTGTGGGTTCGGGCTTCTGGCCGCGCGACGACAAGCGCTTCCACGAGACCACCAGCTTTGGCATGTACGACAAGACCCTTTACCCGGATCCACGCGCCTTCATTGCGCAGTTCCACGCCAAGGGGCTGAAGTTCTTCCAGGGCCTGCGCACCACCTTCATCGTCGACGGGCCGTACAGCGAAGAGGGTGTTCGCAACGGTTATTTCGTCGAAGAGAATGGCCGCCCCAAGGTGTATCAATTCGGTTGGCCCAAGAGCCCAACTTATTTCCTGGACTGGCGCAAGCCGCAGGCGGTCGCCTGGTTCGCTGACCTGACTCGTAAATGGACCGCCTATGGCGTCGACGGCTATAAGGAAGATGTCTTCGGGTATGGCAAGTACACGCTGGGCGATGACAAACTGGATCCCGTCAATGCGGCGCTGATGCGCGAAGGCCTCTTCATCATGGGCCGCAATGCCTATCTCGCTTCGCCGGCCGACCTGCACCGCCTGAACGATTTCAACTTCAATCAGAATCAGGATCGCGGGCCCGTGAATGCCTTGGCCTACGGCTACTCGGGCTTCCCGCTGGTGTACCCCGACATCGTCGGCGGCACCTTCGGGGAAGGGCACTTCGACCTGAAAGTGACGCCCCGCATGCGGCAGTACATGAAGCGCAATGCCATGTGGGCGGCCCTGCATCCTTCGATGAGCATGGGGCAGGGGCCCTGGACCTTCGGCGACCCTGAGGTCGAAGCCGTCCTCCTGCAGGCCGCGCAGCTCCACGACCGGCTGCAACCGTACTTCTACTCGCAGGCTGTGCGGTTCTACCTGGACGGGTATCCCTGGTCTTTCACTCCGCTGCCCGTTGCGTTTCCGAACGATCCGCAGGTCTACGGCCGCGAGAATGACAAGGTGCGCGGGTATGAGTGGATGGTCGGCGATTCGCTGCTGGCCACGCCCCTGTACGGGGATGACTACGAGACCGCGACTTCTCGCGACGTCTACCTGCCGGCTGGCGCTTGGATGGAGTACGACTCGGGCCAGCGCCATCAGGGGCCGGTTGTCCTGAAGAACTTCGCGCTGCCCGTTGGCCAGACTCCGCTCTTTGTTGGCGGTACCGGCATCGTTGTTGAAAAGAAGGGCGATGGGCTGGTGGCTCGAATCTATCCCGTCACTGATCGCGCCGAGTCGCGCTTCATCCACCCCGACGGCACTTCAGTGTCCAACCTGCGAGTCCAGGTCTCCGATTGGAAGCGAGTCACCGTGAAGTGTTCCACCGGCGCCAGTTGCACCGGCACCTGGCAGCGGCACGCCTTTGAGTTCCCCATCCGGCCTGGCGAGAACTATGAAATCCAATGA
- a CDS encoding FAD-dependent oxidoreductase — MQREDGVPGTRVELTIPLEADLAIIGGGLAGTCAAITAARAGLRVVLIQDRPVLGGNASSEVRLWVLGATSHMGNNNRWAREGGVIDEILVENLHRNPEGNALILDTILLEKVVSEPGITLLLNTAVHEVEKSGPDTISTVRAWCSQNSTAYVVTAPLFCDASGDGIVGFLSGAAFRMGAEPRSEFGEGFAPDAGYGELLGHSMYFYSKDTGRPVKYTAPSFALKDITTIPRYRDIKASDSGCRFWWFEYGGRLDTVHETEKIKWELWRVIYGAWDYIKNSGRFPEAGNMTLEWVGTIPGKRESRRFEGDYILTQQDLVEQRIHADAVAAGGWAMDLHPADGVYSPLSPCTQWHSKGVYQIPYRCLYSRNIRNLFLAGRIISVSHVAFGSTRVMATCAHTAQAVGMAAALCKRTGVNPAEVEIPSLQRELLRAGQYIPGVALQDPEDLAQSASVEASSSFQLAELPPNGETATLELSRAMLLPVQAGRAPDITFFVDAAQATTLEVELRCSARAGNFTPDQVLFRQSIELPPGASQPVTIAPDTQLEAPAYLFYTLLRNPAVSVRLSSARVTGVLSLAQSMNAAVAKGTRQEPPEDSGIDSFEFWLPARRPGGLNLALRAEPPLAAFGASNVKNGIARPERQPNAWVAEPSDPAPRLTLTWPEPRTIARVELAFDTDFDHPLESVLWGHPERDIPFCIRHYRLLEAGGTVLHECTENHQTRNSVTLDAPVTTTALQLEIISTHGAPAAVFEVRCYSR, encoded by the coding sequence ATGCAACGCGAAGACGGCGTACCGGGTACGCGCGTGGAACTCACCATTCCGCTGGAGGCGGATCTGGCCATCATTGGCGGCGGCCTGGCCGGGACGTGCGCGGCCATCACGGCGGCGCGGGCCGGCCTGCGCGTGGTGCTGATTCAGGATCGTCCGGTGCTGGGCGGCAATGCCTCCAGCGAAGTGCGGCTCTGGGTTCTCGGCGCCACCTCGCACATGGGCAACAACAACCGCTGGGCGCGCGAAGGCGGCGTGATCGACGAGATTCTTGTCGAGAACCTGCACCGCAACCCGGAAGGCAACGCCCTGATCCTGGACACGATCCTGCTGGAGAAGGTGGTCAGCGAACCGGGCATCACGCTGCTGTTGAACACGGCTGTGCATGAGGTGGAGAAGTCCGGGCCGGATACGATCTCGACCGTGCGTGCCTGGTGCAGCCAGAACAGTACCGCTTATGTCGTGACAGCGCCGCTGTTCTGTGACGCCTCGGGCGACGGCATTGTGGGGTTCCTGTCCGGCGCTGCATTCCGCATGGGCGCCGAGCCGCGTTCCGAGTTCGGCGAGGGGTTCGCGCCGGACGCCGGCTATGGCGAACTGCTGGGGCACTCGATGTACTTCTATTCGAAGGATACGGGGCGTCCGGTGAAGTACACGGCTCCGTCGTTCGCGTTGAAGGACATTACGACGATTCCCCGGTATCGGGATATCAAGGCCAGCGATTCGGGCTGCCGCTTCTGGTGGTTCGAGTATGGCGGACGGCTCGACACGGTCCACGAGACGGAGAAGATCAAGTGGGAGCTGTGGCGCGTCATCTATGGCGCGTGGGATTACATCAAGAACTCCGGCCGGTTTCCCGAGGCCGGGAACATGACGCTGGAGTGGGTCGGGACGATTCCTGGAAAACGCGAGAGCCGCCGGTTTGAGGGCGACTACATCCTCACCCAGCAGGATCTCGTCGAGCAGCGGATTCATGCGGACGCCGTGGCGGCGGGCGGCTGGGCCATGGATCTCCATCCGGCCGACGGCGTGTACAGTCCGCTGTCACCGTGTACGCAGTGGCACTCCAAGGGTGTGTATCAGATCCCCTATCGTTGCCTGTATTCGCGCAACATCCGCAACCTGTTTCTGGCCGGGCGGATCATCAGCGTGTCCCATGTGGCCTTCGGCTCGACGCGCGTGATGGCCACCTGCGCCCACACCGCCCAGGCGGTCGGCATGGCCGCGGCGCTCTGCAAGCGGACGGGCGTGAACCCGGCAGAGGTGGAGATTCCCTCATTGCAGCGCGAGTTGCTGCGGGCCGGGCAGTATATTCCAGGCGTGGCGCTGCAGGATCCGGAAGACTTGGCGCAGAGTGCGTCGGTGGAGGCATCCAGTTCTTTCCAACTGGCGGAGCTCCCGCCGAATGGGGAGACCGCGACGCTGGAGCTGTCGCGCGCCATGCTGCTGCCTGTCCAGGCAGGCAGGGCTCCGGACATCACCTTCTTCGTGGATGCCGCACAGGCGACTACGCTCGAAGTCGAGTTGAGGTGCAGTGCCCGGGCAGGGAACTTCACCCCGGACCAGGTGCTGTTCCGGCAATCCATCGAACTGCCGCCCGGCGCAAGCCAGCCGGTCACCATTGCACCGGACACCCAACTGGAAGCACCGGCCTACCTGTTCTACACGCTGCTGCGGAACCCCGCTGTTTCCGTGCGGCTTTCGTCGGCCCGCGTGACCGGCGTCCTCAGCCTGGCGCAGTCGATGAACGCGGCCGTGGCCAAGGGGACGCGCCAGGAACCGCCGGAAGACAGCGGCATCGACTCCTTCGAGTTCTGGCTGCCGGCGCGCAGGCCTGGCGGCTTGAATCTGGCCTTACGGGCCGAGCCGCCGTTGGCAGCCTTCGGAGCCTCCAATGTGAAGAACGGCATCGCCCGGCCGGAGAGGCAGCCCAATGCGTGGGTTGCGGAGCCGTCGGACCCTGCGCCACGGTTGACCCTCACGTGGCCGGAACCCCGGACGATCGCCCGGGTCGAGCTCGCGTTCGACACCGACTTTGATCATCCACTTGAGTCTGTCCTCTGGGGCCACCCTGAGCGTGACATTCCGTTTTGCATCCGCCACTACCGGCTGCTGGAGGCGGGGGGGACAGTACTGCACGAGTGTACGGAGAACCATCAGACGCGAAACTCCGTCACTCTTGATGCTCCCGTGACGACGACCGCCCTGCAGTTGGAGATCATTTCCACGCACGGCGCGCCCGCGGCCGTCTTCGAGGTGAGGTGCTACTCCAGATGA